A DNA window from Eremothecium cymbalariae DBVPG#7215 chromosome 3, complete sequence contains the following coding sequences:
- the INA22 gene encoding Ina22p (similar to Ashbya gossypii ACL094W) — MLRSSFSQNLRMFVRLYSASPTTGTASLRSKYDKTVFKPLILLLIVGSIATNVIEQKKRHFEMERRYNLKIHILEDLIDRVKYNNDTTFSVEQELYLVNKMLARHSGAISLNPKIRNEPELEDSSTEPNSPRNGDTNKKNYSDMELESVEELFKNIFDEINEVSEKDHSASLDIQRQSKPKSHPSSDEIVIDRQIIAQNAKQEKQQKMFKPNTEQHVIVPIPGDYVAAAEATKVSRFL, encoded by the coding sequence atGCTTAGGTCTTCATTTTCTCAAAATCTACGGATGTTCGTAAGACTTTATTCTGCATCACCGACAACTGGAACTGCTTCATTAAGGTCTAAATACGATAAAACTGTCTTCAAGCCGCTTATACTACTGCTTATAGTGGGCTCAATAGCTACCAATGTAattgaacaaaagaaaagacaTTTTGAGATGGAAAGGCGTtataatttaaaaatacacATTTTAGAGGACTTGATTGACCGGgttaaatataataacgATACTACTTTTTCAGTTGAACAAGAGCTATATCTAGTGAATAAAATGCTTGCCCGACATTCTGGAGCTATCTCtttgaatccaaaaataaGGAATGAACCGGAGCTAGAAGATTCTTCAACCGAACCAAACTCCCCACGTAATGGTGatactaataaaaaaaattattctGACATGGAACTTGAATCTGTTGAAGaactatttaaaaatatttttgatgaaattaatGAAGTTTCAGAAAAGGACCACTCTGCTTCTTTAGATATTCAGCGTCAGTCAAAACCTAAATCACACCCGTCATCTGATGAGATTGTGATAGATAGACAAATAATTGCACAAAATGCAAAACAGGAAAAGCAACAGAAAATGTTTAAACCTAACACTGAACAGCATGTCATAGTACCGATTCCCGGTGATtatgttgctgctgcagaGGCTACAAAAGTATCTCGTTTTTTATGA